In Pseudanabaena sp. FACHB-2040, the sequence ACCAGATCAAGACACTGCAGCCGCCTTTGGCATCTATGGTGACGAGCGGGTAATGCAGTGGATTGGCGATCGCACTGTTGACCCCACTCCAGCAGCAACCCAGGTTCGGCTAGAGCGGTACCGGCAGCGCACAGCAGCGGACAAGCCCCCCGGCATGGGTTGCTGGGCAGTCGAGGAACTGAGGACGGGGCAGCTTATTGGCAATCTGCTGCTAGTACCCTTACCCAATGTCGAGCGGCAGCCCTCCGGCCATATTGAAATCGGTTGGCACTTTAATCCCGCCTACTGGGGCCAGGGCTTTGCTACTGAGGCAGCCCAGGCCGTTCTCAAATATGGTTTTGAGACGCTCCAATTGGCAGAGATCTACGTCGTCACCCTGCCTAACAACGAACGCTCTAAAGCAGTTGCCCAACGCCTAGGCATGGCAGCTCTGGGCACAACCCATCAATATCATGGCGGCACCGAGCTTAGCCTGTTTAAGCTCACGGCAGAGAATTGGCAAATACTTATAGCAGAGCCAAGAACTGTCCCTGCAAAAATGCACAAAGATTCTGTTTACAGCGATTTCTAATATTTTGAGGTGCGGGTTTGTAGCTTTCCCTGCCCCCTTTAAGTGAAAAAATTCTAAGGAGGTGTCATTCAAAGATTGGGGAGATCTTACCAGAAGAAATTTAGACTTCATCAGGCCGAGAAACGCTGTTGTGAACCAGCATTTTTCTACAAGACCTGGGTTTTCTTTGTGCGAAAAGTGACTAAAAAACGGTCTAATCTCAGGTCAGCAAAATCTCTTTGACGACCCGGTCTTTTTCCACAACACCCAGGTTCTGACCGTTCTCCTTAGCCTCTTGGGCAATGCCGTAAAGCGCCAGCCCGGCTCTCAAGACATCAGCCATATTTTTATCGGTTGACTCCGCTAAGCCCAGAAGCAGATTATAGGCATCTTGAGAAAGTTCTAAAGTCAACCGCTTTCTGTTGCTCTTAGCGGTTTTTGAAATATTTTTGCTCATAGCGTAAATCGGTAACTCTCTAATGGCTCCAGAACAGGATGTCTATAGCAGGGTTACGTTAACGTATTCCCAACAGAACTGAATTGTACCTTCGATACATATTTCTTATGCAAGTATTTTTGCTAATTTCACAGAAATAAAACATCTTGCATACTCAAATTTTACCCGCAGGAATTGCTGTCTAACACGGTCGAAAAAACCGAACAGTCTTCTAAAGCACCAAAATTTGCAGCCTAAGTTAAGAGCTCAACTTGATTACCCAAATCGATTGCCCAAGTCGGTTAGTAAAGGTAGACACAAAGTTAGGGGAACGTGAAGACGCAGGAACAATGGCTAGCTGACTTGTCAGCATTTCTTCCGGCCCCAATAGCGAGGGAAAATGACAAATGGTGGATATATATGCTCTCCCTATCTAGGGCAAGAACTCACGAGACAGCCAACCTGCTCAGCCAAGCTAGAAATTAGCTGCTAAAGATTGAAGACTTGCTTCATAGCAAAAGAGTCGTGAACAATACACGTATTTTATGCTGATATAATGCTGTTTGAGTACAGCAAAAATATTTGGCTAGCGTAACCTGACGAAAGCTAAAGGGCATCGGCAATCAGGCTGAAATTAACGGCCTGAATTAGTACACTGCAAAATCTATTCAAGTGACTGGCTAGGCAATCAAGTAGCTCAAGAGAGAGCAAAAGGCCAGAGGGTGGAACCACCCTTCTAAGCAAGACTGCAGAGGCAGTAACTTTTCAGGTCGAAACTTATCGGGACAAGACATTCAAGGAGTAGACCTTACCGAGGCTAATCTCACCCCAGCTAACCTGTCTGAGGCTAATTTGTATGGCAGCTTTCCAGAAACCGCACGTTTCAATAATGCCGATCTCGCCCATGCTCTGCTAGAGGCTGCGAATTTCAAAGGGACTAAGTAAGGCAAAGCGGGATTCTGCCGATTGATAGAGCAAAGCGGCAAAAACAGTTCTTTAGACTAAACAGGGAATCAAACCTTCAGTCAAAGGAAAATCGCAGCATGTCCGAGTCATTCAAGAAAGGCGACTCTGTAGAGTGGAAAACTTCTCAGGGAAAGACAACTGGCAAGGTTGAAAAGAAGTTAACCTCACCCACCGATATTAAAGGGCATCATGTAGCGGCTTCTCAGGACAATCCAGAGTATTTGGTAAAAAGTGACAAGAGCGGCAAAGAAGCAGCTCATAAGCCTGATTCTCTGAAGCCAATTAAGGAGAAGAAGTAATATAGCGGCTCCTGGCTGAATGAATTAGCAAGTGTTCTCGTCTTCTAAGAACATCTTGCTAATTTATCCTTGCCTTCTAGAACACTTGTCCAAATTAGGATGTGGAACCGACCTCTGCCGTCAGACAGAGGATGATGTTACTGTCTTTTGTTACCTTGATAATGTCACTGATCATAAAAGCAGAAAATATTATGTCTATTGAAGAAAGAGCACGGGCAACCGCTAAAAATATAGAAGGCAAGCTTCAAGAAGCTGCTGGTGAAGTCACAGGCGATCCTAAAGATAAAGCCGAGGGCAAAGCAAAGCAGGTTGAAGCTCAGGCAAGACATACAAAAGAAGACATCAAAGACAACGTGAAGCGTAAGCTTGACTAGTCTTCCTTCATTCTCAAATCTCTTCAGATGAATCCTCAGCAGGTGGCGAAAGTCACCTGTTTTTATGTTTGCCTTTTTTATCCCATAAAGACGTAGAGGCCACTCTTGAATGGCCTCCGAATTTCAAGCGTAAGCAGGTAGGACAAACCTAACAAACCCAATAAGCCTCTCTACTGTTGGGGCTCACTTTGTTCAACCTGACCTAAAAATTAGTTTAGTTGTGGCCTGATCGGTATGAATGAAGCCTATTTAAAAACAGACTTTACATTTTCAGCAATTCCTATTCACTAAATATCTGAGCATTCGAGCGTGTTCAGGTCAACACACTCGAATGCATCACTTAGATGAGCTTACTACAGCGTTCTTATCTGGCACGATTTGACTACCAAACCGTCGAGCATAAACCTGAGTAAACTCCGCCCCGAAGAAAAGAATTTGAGCAGAATAGTAGATCCAGGCCAATAGCGCGATCAAAGAACCTGCGGCTCCATAGGTAGAGCCGACGCTGGCATTGCCCAGGTATAGCCCCAACAGGTATTTACCCAGGGTAAATAGCAGCGTAGTGATAAACGCGCCAATAATGACATCTTTCCAGACGATATGAGCATCGGGCAGGTACTTAAAGATGGCGGCAAACAGAAACGTAATCAGGCCAAGGGAAATAACGGTGTTCAAAATCCAGCCAACGCCTTCAATCCACTGGGACAGGTACCCACTAAATGCCGCTAGGGCTGTACTGAGAACCAGAGACACCAGCAGCAAAAAGCCAATGACCAAAATCATTGAGAAAGATAAAAGACGCTTTTGGACAAAGGATCCCACGCCTTGGCCAGGTTTGGGCTCTATGTTCCAAATGGTGTTGAGAGAGTTTTGCAGCTCTATAAAGACACCAGAGGCTCCAAACATCAAAACGGCGATGCTGATAGCTGAGGCGATCGCACCTTGATTGGCCCCTGGTTCATTGGCATTTTCTAGGGCATCCGTAATCACATCAGCCCCGCTCGACCCCACTAGCGCCTGAATTTGAGTAACCAACTGATCTCTAGCAGTGTCAGTGCCAAAGACCGAGCCTGCGATCGCAATCACCAGAACCAACAGAGGAGCCAGAGAAAACACCGTGTAATAGGCTAGAGCTGCTGCTAGGCGAGACGCCTTATCCTGCTGCCACTCCTGAAAGGCTTCCTTAAGTAACCGCCAAGTTTGCTTTGGACTTAATAGTCTTGCCTTGCTCACTGCTTTTCCCTGCTGACGTGTGCTCGCTTGAGTTCTACACCTAGAGCCCTGGTTTTGGTCAGACTCTAGATCCAATGGCCTATGCCACTATCTGGATGCTAGGGCTTGCCCGCCCAATTTTTGACTACCCCAAGAAAGAAGGGGGCTCCCTCCAAAAGTAAGGTTCTGGGAAATCAGAACCTGCGTCTGTCCTCCCCAGGCAGATCCCATCTCCGCCATAATGAGAAGGAAAAGCTTCACACTTGTTAACGATGCCAAGAGACCTGCGCGGATTTCTCAAGCTGCTTGAAGAGCGCGGCCAGCTGAGACGAATCAGCGCCCCAGTAGACCCCGATCTAGAGGTAGCCGAAATTGCCAATCGGCTCCTGCTAGCAGGCGGACCCGCCCTGCTGTTTGAAAATGTCAAAGGCTCAGATATGCCCCTAGCTATCAACGTGATGGGCACCGTCGAACGGGTTTGTTGGGCAATGAACATGAACCAGCCCGCCGAACTCGAAACCCTGGGGCAAAAGCTGGCGCTGCTGTATCAACCCCGTCCGCCCAAGAAGTTTTCTCAGGCCGTAGACCTGGGCAAGGCTCTATTCGACGTCATTAAGGCCAAACCTCTGCGGGACTTTCTGCCCCCCTGTCATCAGGTAGTGCTCAAAGATGAGGCGGTTGACTTCACGCGCTTGCCCCTGCTCAGGGTGTATTCCGGAGATGCCGGTAAGGTCTTGACTCTGGGCCTGATGATCACCAAAGACCCAGAAAACGGTATTCCCAACATTGGGGTTTACCGGCTGCAGCTGCAGTCTAAAAACACCATGACCGTACAGTGGCTCTCAGTCAGAGGCT encodes:
- a CDS encoding YhjD/YihY/BrkB family envelope integrity protein; the encoded protein is MSKARLLSPKQTWRLLKEAFQEWQQDKASRLAAALAYYTVFSLAPLLVLVIAIAGSVFGTDTARDQLVTQIQALVGSSGADVITDALENANEPGANQGAIASAISIAVLMFGASGVFIELQNSLNTIWNIEPKPGQGVGSFVQKRLLSFSMILVIGFLLLVSLVLSTALAAFSGYLSQWIEGVGWILNTVISLGLITFLFAAIFKYLPDAHIVWKDVIIGAFITTLLFTLGKYLLGLYLGNASVGSTYGAAGSLIALLAWIYYSAQILFFGAEFTQVYARRFGSQIVPDKNAVVSSSK
- a CDS encoding GNAT family N-acetyltransferase, with amino-acid sequence MDLQTERLKIRNWLPDQDTAAAFGIYGDERVMQWIGDRTVDPTPAATQVRLERYRQRTAADKPPGMGCWAVEELRTGQLIGNLLLVPLPNVERQPSGHIEIGWHFNPAYWGQGFATEAAQAVLKYGFETLQLAEIYVVTLPNNERSKAVAQRLGMAALGTTHQYHGGTELSLFKLTAENWQILIAEPRTVPAKMHKDSVYSDF
- a CDS encoding DUF2945 domain-containing protein, yielding MSESFKKGDSVEWKTSQGKTTGKVEKKLTSPTDIKGHHVAASQDNPEYLVKSDKSGKEAAHKPDSLKPIKEKK
- a CDS encoding CsbD family protein, whose product is MSIEERARATAKNIEGKLQEAAGEVTGDPKDKAEGKAKQVEAQARHTKEDIKDNVKRKLD